A window of Syngnathoides biaculeatus isolate LvHL_M chromosome 9, ASM1980259v1, whole genome shotgun sequence contains these coding sequences:
- the LOC133506459 gene encoding group XIIB secretory phospholipase A2-like protein isoform X2, translated as MSYTMTRCDLVAPFLLLFLHNAVTQKSDEAGTAGSTPSPASSGVMEEDTDWGLHSLRGGFEAASGYFDSILEFMGGRDGLCQYRCRYGNAPLPRSGYEMPEPNGCSSYFFGFPVPEGMDMGIPAMTKCCNQLDMCYDTCGSNKYRCDSKFRWCLHSICSDLKKSLGFVSKVEACETVADTLFNAVWTLGCRPYMNSQRASCYCQGEEKDEL; from the exons atgAGCTACACGATGACGCGCTGTGACCTCGTCGCTCCATTCCTGCTCCTGTTCCTCCACAATGCTGTCACACAAAAAAGCGATGAAGCTGGAACAGCAGGGTCCACCCCATCTCCAGCATCCAGTGGCGTGATGGAAGAGGACACTGattggggcctccactctctgAGAGGTGGCTTTGAGGCAGCCAGCGGCTACTTTGACTCGATTTTGGAGTTCATGGGTGGACGGGATGGACTCTGCCAATATCGCTGTCGATATG GTAATGCTCCACTTCCCCGTTCTGGGTACGAGATGCCCGAACCTAATGGGTGCAGCTCCTacttctttggttttcctgttCCAGAGGGG ATGGATATGGGGATCCCCGCCATGACCAAGTGTTGCAATCAGCTGGATATGTGTTATGATACCTGTGGCTCAAACAAGTATCGCTGTGACTCGAAGTTCCGCTGGTGTCTCCACAGCATTTGCTCAGATCTCAAGAAGAGCCTTGGTTTTGTGTCCAAAGTTGAAG CATGCGAGACGGTGGCAGATACTTTGTTCAACGCAGTGTGGACTTTGGGCTGCAGACCCTACATGAACAGCCAGAGAGCATCGTGCTACTGCCAAGGAGAAGAGAAAGATGAACTCTAA
- the LOC133506459 gene encoding group XIIB secretory phospholipase A2-like protein isoform X1 has protein sequence MASRLCGYRVGVFTQLMAVRVCLFLMSYTMTRCDLVAPFLLLFLHNAVTQKSDEAGTAGSTPSPASSGVMEEDTDWGLHSLRGGFEAASGYFDSILEFMGGRDGLCQYRCRYGNAPLPRSGYEMPEPNGCSSYFFGFPVPEGMDMGIPAMTKCCNQLDMCYDTCGSNKYRCDSKFRWCLHSICSDLKKSLGFVSKVEACETVADTLFNAVWTLGCRPYMNSQRASCYCQGEEKDEL, from the exons ATGGCGTCTCGTCTGTGTGGCTACCGCGTTGGAGTCTTCACCCAATTGATG GCCGTgagagtttgtttgtttctgatgAGCTACACGATGACGCGCTGTGACCTCGTCGCTCCATTCCTGCTCCTGTTCCTCCACAATGCTGTCACACAAAAAAGCGATGAAGCTGGAACAGCAGGGTCCACCCCATCTCCAGCATCCAGTGGCGTGATGGAAGAGGACACTGattggggcctccactctctgAGAGGTGGCTTTGAGGCAGCCAGCGGCTACTTTGACTCGATTTTGGAGTTCATGGGTGGACGGGATGGACTCTGCCAATATCGCTGTCGATATG GTAATGCTCCACTTCCCCGTTCTGGGTACGAGATGCCCGAACCTAATGGGTGCAGCTCCTacttctttggttttcctgttCCAGAGGGG ATGGATATGGGGATCCCCGCCATGACCAAGTGTTGCAATCAGCTGGATATGTGTTATGATACCTGTGGCTCAAACAAGTATCGCTGTGACTCGAAGTTCCGCTGGTGTCTCCACAGCATTTGCTCAGATCTCAAGAAGAGCCTTGGTTTTGTGTCCAAAGTTGAAG CATGCGAGACGGTGGCAGATACTTTGTTCAACGCAGTGTGGACTTTGGGCTGCAGACCCTACATGAACAGCCAGAGAGCATCGTGCTACTGCCAAGGAGAAGAGAAAGATGAACTCTAA
- the LOC133506535 gene encoding uncharacterized protein LOC133506535 codes for MRHSLVTKELCDRTKRASTVIFNPGVIKVEKKDIIRFVFIMSFSNHFANLPVNGAKSNDQPSHPISLSDGIGKLQKSTRAQKRMRRNESPGFYRKKPCHQTQSSRIDFSACSQGDYSNTINYHLRKNTDHENTSTGFATGGPYNYGSNTGPNFKTKVYVNQQQTRKKKMHQKGQQREQRQTQNQGGRHQMKTSKKSGVSAQPRDRRPNRNHTQSIKSFTPEFKEQNALLMNGQVICRHFLHGKCIKGDSCQMQHIQACNDLIKESCKYYIQECCTKGEQCPYMHKSFPCKFFHKNGHCIKGENCRFSHDPLNDITVKLLNEAIELEMALAQKTEQSSAHPATDEPHVKQVIDPDIPEESNKESDKLVQPFRFNFYNSADSNAYEGTCPTEGMVDITEQDAQPHKAVCQSPLINLCPEPSVLYSVEAVLEPQLSPVFKNSTSPDPSTLSSPPTSCPCNGSANHGDVPYAVNVVLRSSKSTESSTLVHTAPAAALIPQVISYPPAVEQSSGSQDNKAVDLLPTENEANKVSRKICKKTSMFQVDRDIQRDHTSVPALSANITQAEESAEYITGPSSCKTCLYSLQKKENNERTTDTAFSTDHTPRPKSPTSGFQSLFLCPPGLTFAPKHSPPFKSHPLYVPCDFHTPSMSPQMSTQLKESAALAAASAKPFSDIIASEKPNYHLSVVCLSSKNTPSAFDSGAPQAFSSRTTTQDKTDCLDSLARGCNITLKTPFKKLFVSIVDTQSSTQDSETTSSSHNYTQYVSASPKSTYVKCQDSSIKRTAELDQAFARSLPSLFATPLGELEAPISFVSAPSMSQGNHFHKARDTAAPLLDAAQREAPLPKLVTDCVTQVPQASSSTENDIIVDSKPQNLKNQQSRSYTSATQQKLPVKPPYVDSSPAATTNSVLKTLFLCLSPYKQDKQ; via the exons ATGCGGCACAGCCTTGTGACGAAAGAATTGTGCGACAGAACTAAACGTGCATCTACTGTCATATTTAACCCTGGAGTGATAAAAGTTGAGAAAAAGGACATCATAAGGTTTGTCTTCATAATGTCTTTCTCAAACCATTTTGCGAATCTTCCTGTGAACGGTGCTAAGAGTAATGATCAGCCCTCTCATCCGATCAG TCTTAGCGACGGCATTGGCAAGCTTCAAAAAAGTACAAGAGCCCAAAAGAGGATGCGAAGGAACGAGTCACCTGGTTTCTATCGGAAG AAACCATGTCACCAGACACAGTCAAGCAGGATTGATTTTAGTGCATGTTCCCAAGGTGATTATTCCAACACAATTAACTACCATTTGCGGAAGAACACTGACCATGAGAATACGAGCACTGGCTTCGCCACGGGGGGACCGTACAATTATGGCAGTAACACTGGcccaaattttaaaacaaaagtctaTGTGAACCAGCAACAaacgagaaaaaagaaaatgcaccaGAAAGGTCAACAGCGGGAGCAAAGACAGACTCAAAATCAGGGAGGAAGACACCAAATGAAAACTTCAAAGAAGTCCGGAGTCAGTGCACAACCCAGAGATCGTAGGCCGAACAGAAATCATACACAG tCCATTAAGTCCTTCACACCAGAGTTCAAGGAGCAGAATGCCTTGTTGATGAATGGACAGGTCATTTGCCGACATTTCCTTCATGGAAAGTGCATaaag GGTGACAGCTGCCAAATGCAGCACATTCAAGCTTGCAACGATCTCATCAAAGAAAGTTGCAAGTATTACATACAAGAATGTTGTACTAAAGGGGAGCAATGCCCTTATATGCACA AGTCCTTCCCCTGCaaattttttcataaaaatggaCATTGTATTAAGGGAGAGAACTGTAGGTTTTCCCACGACCCACTTAATGACATCACCGTGAAATTGTTGAATGAG GCAATAGAGTTAGAAATGGCGCTTGCTCAGAAAACTGAACAATCTTCAGCTCACCCAGCAACAGATGAAccacatgtcaaacaagttatcGATCCAGATATACCTGAAGAGTCTAATAAGGAGTCTGATAAATTAGTACAGCCCTTCAG gtttAACTTCTATAACAGCGCTGACTCAAATGCTTATGAGGGAACTTGTCCGACTGAAGGCATGGTGGACATCACTGAACAAGATGCCCAGCCACATAAAGCAGTGTGCCAGTCTCCATTAATTAACCTCTGTCCCGAGCCATCTGTTTTATATTCCGTTGAAGCGGTGCTGGAACCTCAGTTGTCTCCTGTCTTCAAAAATTCCACAAGTCCAGATCCCTCAACCCTTTCTAGCCCTCCCACTTCCTGTCCTTGCAATGGATCAGCGAACCATGGTGACGTCCCTTACGCGGTTAATGTTGTGCTTAGGTCATCAAAATCCACAGAGAGCTCCACTTTGGTTCACACAGCTCCCGCTGCTGCGCTCATACCACAGGTCATATCATATCCTCCAGCAGTTGAACAGAGTTCAGGGAGCCAAGATAACAAAGCCGTAGATTTATTACCTACGGAAAATGAAGCTAACAAAGTGTCAAgaaaaatttgtaaaaagaCATCAATGTTCCAAGTGGATCGAGACATTCAACGGGACCATACTTCAGTGCCTGCTCTGTCCGCAAATATCACCCAAGCAGAGGAATCTGCAGAATACATAACAGGACCCTCAAGTTGTAAGACCTGTCTTTATAGTcttcaaaagaaagaaaacaacgaACGAACAACAGACACTGCATTCTCTACAGACCACACCCCGCGTCCAAAGTCCCCCACAAGTGGGTTTCAAAGCCTTTTTTTGTGCCCGCCAGGTCTGACATTCGCTCCAAAACACTCTCCACCCTTCAAATCCCATCCATtgtatgtgccatgtgattttCATACTCCAAGTATGTCACCTCAGATGTCCACGCAATTAAAAGAGAGTGCTGCTTTGGCTGCTGCATCTGCCAAGCCCTTCTCTGATATTATTGCTTCTGAGAAACCTAACTATCACCTTTCTGTGGTGTGTCTATCTTCCAAAAACACACCTTCTGCTTTCGATTCAGGGGCACCACAGGCATTTTCTTCTAGAACCACAACCCAGGATAAAACTGATTGTCTTGACTCGTTGGCACGTGGATGTAACATAACCTTAaaaacaccatttaaaaaactttttgtgAGCATTGTAGACACTCAGAGTTCAACACAAGATAGTGAGACAACCTCATCCAGTCACAACTATACTCAGTATGTTTCTGCTTCTCCCAAGTCTACTTACGTCAAATGCCAGGATTCTTCCATCAAAAGAACAGCTGAATTAGATCAGGCTTTTGCAAGGTCTCTGCCGAGCCTTTTTGCCACCCCTCTAGGTGAACTTGAGGCTCCTATCTCTTTCGTCTCTGCACCTAGCATGTCTCAGGGAAACCATTTTCACAAGGCAAGAGATACAGCAGCTCCTTTGTTAGATGCCGCTCAAAGGGAAGCTCCTCTTCCAAAGCTTGTCACTGATTGTGTCACTCAAGTCCCACAAGCATCCTCCTCCACAGAAAACGATATAATAGTTGATTCAAAGCCGCAAAACCTAAAGAATCAACAGTCAAGGTCATATACATCAGCAACCCAACAGAAGTTACCTGTCAAGCCACCCTACGTTG ATTCTTCACCAGCAGCGACAACAAATTCAGTCCTAAAAACGCTCTTCCTGTGCCTGAGCCCGTATAAACAAGACAAACAGTAA